The Eriocheir sinensis breed Jianghai 21 chromosome 54, ASM2467909v1, whole genome shotgun sequence genome includes a region encoding these proteins:
- the LOC126983752 gene encoding lysine-specific demethylase 6A-like isoform X4, which produces MFKVQSDYESSLKHFQSALIDAGPASFSKLEIQFHVAHLYELQNKHRCAREAYENLLKETELPNHLRADIQRQLGWMYHTVDALGEKSHRELTAVQFLQKSIEADPKSGQSLYLLGRCYSALGKVHDAFIAYRNSVDKCEGNADTWCSIGVLYQQQNQPIDALQAYICAVQYDKGHTAAWTNLGILYETCNQPRDALACYMNATRGSNKPVNPNLAPRIKFLQQQLANAPMPSAINKPRQLLSIEEAWNLPVTTDMSNRQQTGQSQSASQRPLAAGASGYQKYASPYAGAGAAGPPPPPYPAAGNDAKRFKPDLAADQQRPHFYLNQQQMQLLHYLQQNQANLTPQQQQQLTQLQQNYRIMQQHQMKIHQQQQLQQQQQQQQQPHPQQPAGVPGPQVSPSLSQAPGYPPSVALVRPSPPGHHGFAPQATNGVNRGYIPQRPQTPTTNFNQPPQAYSQPSSTGGYVPSGQAYTNGGVPTTSATYGYNNGYGGGGGLGEALPKDLSGITPETTVSDQELQELKELISQREFTTSLAEDLLNRLAQGEDVIDELTKAGDVGPEVALPNTTFSTTTTTSPSTTSAPASSVSTSITLHPGGGGGGLPFIKQEMPDIKPVSAEAKPPRLSGVRLCDIKVEPSVEPVFSIAMVSQDIISGCKNRGSSARNSSMISDKQLPPAPPDPPKVILNKEQLLPNTPSVLLDNKKLAFSPQLQEFCLQHPIAVVRGLASALKLDLGLFSTKTLVEANPEHSVEVRTQMKQEADENLDQATEQKVWPCASHRSHTTIAKYAQYQASSFQESLKEEQDRIASGAPKTDDSKKKKQQKTIKFGTNVDLSDEKKWRPQLQELMKLPAFARVVSAGNMLSHVGHPILGMNTVQLYMKVPGSRTPGHQENNNFCSININIGPGDCEWFGVPDAYWGVIANLCEKNRTNYLHGSWWPDLQELYEENVPVYRFHQKPGDMVWVNSGCVHWVQAVGWCNNIAWNVGPLTSRQYSLALERYEWNKLHSFKSIVPLIHLSWNLARNIKVSDPKLFEAIKGCLMRSFRQVCLSLDFVKLCGLQVKFHGRTRTDASHYCGICEIEVFNVLFVKEQERRHVVHCVDCARRQAPRLEGFVVLEEYHLNDLCQVYDNFVLQSVQGQTLPCQAPTPPPSSCTPNPLT; this is translated from the exons ATGTTCAAGGTCCAGAGTGACTATGAGTCCTCGCTGAAACACTTCCAGTCCGCTCTCATCGACGCTGGTCCCGCCTCCTTCTCCAAGCTCGAGA TCCAGTTCCACGTCGCACACCTGTATGAGCTGCAAAACAAACATCGGTGTGCGCGGGAGGCCTACGAGAACCTGCTCAAGGAGACCGAGCTGCCCAACCACCTCCGGGCCGACATCCAACGCCAGCTGGGATGGATGTACCACACTGTTGACGCGCTCGGGGAGAAATCACACCGAGAGTTGACGGCTGTACAGTTCCTCCAGAAGTCCATCGAGGCCGACCCCAAGAGTGGCCAGAGTCTATACTTGCTCGGACGCTGCTACTCGGCCCTCGGGAAGGTCCACGACGCCTTCATTGCCTACCGGAACTCCGTCGACAAGTGTGAAGGGAACGCCGATACCTGGTGCTCCATAGG GGTCCTGTACCAGCAGCAGAACCAGCCCATTGATGCCCTGCAGGCGTACATCTGTGCCGTGCAGTACGACAAGGGCCACACTGCCGCCTGGACCAACCTGGGCATCCTGTACGAGACATGCAACCAGCCGCGCGACGCCCTGGCCTGCTACATGAACGCCACGCGGGGTAGCAACAAGCCCGTCAACCCCAACCTCGCGCCGCGCATCAAGTTCCTGCAGCAGCAGCTGGCAAATGCTCCCATGCCGAGTGCAATCAACAAGCCTCGGCAGCTGCTGAGCATCGAGGAGGCCTGGAACCTGCCCGTCACCACCGACATGTCCAACCGGCAGCAGACCGGCCAGAGCCAGTCGGCCAGCCAGCGCCCCCTGGCGGCCGGGGCCAGCGGCTACCAGAAGTACGCCTCGCCCTACGCGGGCGCTGGGGCCGCGgggccaccgccgccgccctacCCGGCCGCCGGCAACGATGCCAAGCGGTTCAAGCCCGACCTGGCGGCCGACCAGCAGCGGCCGCACTTCTACCTTAACCAGCAACAGATGCAGCTGCTTCACTACCTGCAGCAGAACCAAGCCAACCTGacgccccagcagcagcagcagctgacACAGCTGCAGCAGAATTACCGCATCATGCAGCAGCACCAGATGAAgatacaccagcagcagcagctacagcagcaacagcagcagcagcagcagccacacCCCCAGCAGCCTGCGGGCGTTCCTGGCCCCCAGGTGTCCCCCAGCCTCAGCCAGGCCCCCGGCTACCCCCCCAGCGTGGCCCTGGTGCGCCCCAGCCCCCCCGGCCACCATGGCTTTGCCCCGCAGGCCACCAATGGCGTGAACCGCGGCTACATCCCCCAGCGGCCGCAGACGCCCACCACCAACTTCAACCAGCCGCCGCAGGCATACTCGCAGCCCTCCTCCACGGGGGGCTATGTGCCCTCTGGCCAGGCCTACACCAACGGCGGCGtgcccaccacctccgccacctacGGCTACAACAATGGttacggtggcggcggcggcctggGCGAGGCGCTGCCCAAGGACCTGAGCGGCATCACGCCGGAGACCACCGTCAGCGACCAGGAGCTGCAGGAGCTGAAGGAGCTGATCAGCCAGCGGGAGTTCACCACGTCCCTGGCGGAGGACCTGCTCAACCGCCTGGCCCAGGGCGAGGACGTCATCGACGAGCTGACCAAGGCCGGCGACGTGGGGCCGGAGGTGGCCCTGCCCAacaccaccttctccaccaccaccaccacctccccctccaccacctccgcccccgcctcctccgtTTCCACCTCCATCACGTTACAccctggtggcggcggcggcgggctgcCCTTCATCAAGCAGGAGATGCCGGACATCAAGCCAGTGTCAGCGGAGGCCAAGCCGCCGCGGCTGAGTGGCGTGCGGCTGTGCGACATCAAGGTGGAGCCGTCGGTGGAGCCGGTGTTCTCCATCGCCATGGTCAGCCAGGACATCATCAGCGGCTGCAAGAACCGCGGCAGCAGCGCGCGCAACAGCAGCATGATCTCCGACAAGCAGCTGCCCCCGGCGCCGCCCGACCCCCCCAAGGTGATCCTGAACAAGGAGCAGCTGCTGCCCAACACGCCCTCGGTGCTGCTGGACAACAAGAAGCTGGCCTTCTCCCCGCAGCTGCAGGAGTTCTGCCTGCAGCACCCCATCGCCGTGGTGCGCGGCCTGGCCTCCGCCCTCAAGCTGGACCTGGGCCTCTTCTCCACCAAGACGCTGGTGGAGGCCAACCCCGAGCACTCGGTGGAGGTTCGGACGCAGATGAAGCAGGAGGCAGACGAGAACCTCGACCAGGCCACGGAGCAGAAGGTGTGGCCCTGCGCCAGCCACCGCTCCCACACCACCATCGCCAAGTACGCGCAGTACCAGGCCTCCAGCTTCCAGGAGAGCCTCAAGGAGGAGCAGGACAGGATCGCCTCCGGGGCGCCCAAGACCGACGActccaagaagaagaagcagcagaagacCATCAAGTTCGGCACCAACGTCGACCTCTCCGACGAGAAGAAGTGGCGGCCGCAGCTGCAGGAGCTGATGAAGCTGCCGGCCTTCGCGCGGGTGGTGTCCGCCGGCAACATGCTGTCCCACGTGGGGCACCCCATCCTGGGCATGAACACCGTCCAGCTGTACATGAAG GTCCCAGGCTCCAGAACGCCAGGCCACCAGGAGAACAACAACTTCTGCTCCATCAACATCAACATTGGCCCCGGGGACTGTGAGTGGTTTGGGGTGCCCGACGCCTACTGGGGGGTCATCGCCAACCTGTGTGAGAA GAACCGAACCAACTACCTCCATGGCTCCTGGTGGCCGGACCTTCAAGAACTGTATGAAGAGAATGTCCCTGTCTATCGCTTCCATCAAAAACCTGGTGACATGGTGTGGGTCAACTCAG GCTGCGTTCACTGGGTCCAGGCTGTCGGGTGGTGCAACAACATCGCTTGGAATGTTGGCCCCCTCACCTCCCGCCAGTACTCCCTCGCCCTGGAGCGGTACGAGTGGAACAAACTGCACAGCTTCAAGTCCATCGTTCCGCTCATCCACCTCTCCTGGAACCTGGCGCGGAACATCAAGGTGTCCGACCCCAAGCTGTTCGAGGCTATCAA gGGCTGCTTGATGCGGTCGTTCCGGCAGGTGTGTCTGTCGCTGGACTTCGTGAAGCTGTGCGGGCTGCAGGTTAAGTTCCACGGCAGGACGCGAACCGACGCATCTCACTACTGCGGCATTTGCGAGATTGAG GTGTTCAATGTGCTGTTTGTcaaggagcaggagaggagacACGTGGTTCACTGCGTCGACTGCGCCCGCCGCCAAGCCCCGCGCCTCGAGGGCTTCGTCGTGTTGGAGGAGTACCACCTCAACGACCTCTGCCAAGTGTATGATAACTTCGTCCTACAATCG GTACAGGGACAGACGTTGCCATGCCAagcacccaccccacccccctcctcctgcacCCCCAACCCCCTCACATGA
- the LOC126983752 gene encoding lysine-specific demethylase 6A-like isoform X3, with amino-acid sequence MWRASVIQCSCECVVRYLAHLPVPLNEAIKSFQQVLYIEPGFSRANEVHLRLGLMFKVQSDYESSLKHFQSALIDAGPASFSKLEIQFHVAHLYELQNKHRCAREAYENLLKETELPNHLRADIQRQLGWMYHTVDALGEKSHRELTAVQFLQKSIEADPKSGQSLYLLGRCYSALGKVHDAFIAYRNSVDKCEGNADTWCSIGVLYQQQNQPIDALQAYICAVQYDKGHTAAWTNLGILYETCNQPRDALACYMNATRGSNKPVNPNLAPRIKFLQQQLANAPMPSAINKPRQLLSIEEAWNLPVTTDMSNRQQTGQSQSASQRPLAAGASGYQKYASPYAGAGAAGPPPPPYPAAGNDAKRFKPDLAADQQRPHFYLNQQQMQLLHYLQQNQANLTPQQQQQLTQLQQNYRIMQQHQMKIHQQQQLQQQQQQQQQPHPQQPAGVPGPQVSPSLSQAPGYPPSVALVRPSPPGHHGFAPQATNGVNRGYIPQRPQTPTTNFNQPPQAYSQPSSTGGYVPSGQAYTNGGVPTTSATYGYNNGYGGGGGLGEALPKDLSGITPETTVSDQELQELKELISQREFTTSLAEDLLNRLAQGEDVIDELTKAGDVGPEVALPNTTFSTTTTTSPSTTSAPASSVSTSITLHPGGGGGGLPFIKQEMPDIKPVSAEAKPPRLSGVRLCDIKVEPSVEPVFSIAMVSQDIISGCKNRGSSARNSSMISDKQLPPAPPDPPKVILNKEQLLPNTPSVLLDNKKLAFSPQLQEFCLQHPIAVVRGLASALKLDLGLFSTKTLVEANPEHSVEVRTQMKQEADENLDQATEQKVWPCASHRSHTTIAKYAQYQASSFQESLKEEQDRIASGAPKTDDSKKKKQQKTIKFGTNVDLSDEKKWRPQLQELMKLPAFARVVSAGNMLSHVGHPILGMNTVQLYMKVPGSRTPGHQENNNFCSININIGPGDCEWFGVPDAYWGVIANLCEKNRTNYLHGSWWPDLQELYEENVPVYRFHQKPGDMVWVNSGCVHWVQAVGWCNNIAWNVGPLTSRQYSLALERYEWNKLHSFKSIVPLIHLSWNLARNIKVSDPKLFEAIKGCLMRSFRQVCLSLDFVKLCGLQVKFHGRTRTDASHYCGICEIEVFNVLFVKEQERRHVVHCVDCARRQAPRLEGFVVLEEYHLNDLCQVYDNFVLQSVQGQTLPCQAPTPPPSSCTPNPLT; translated from the exons atgtggcgtGCGTCAGTCATTCAGTGTTCTTGTGAGTGTGTTGTGCGGTACTTGGCTCACCTCCCTGTCCCTTTAAAcga gGCCATCAAGTCGTTCCAGCAGGTCCTTTACATCGAGCCAGGGTTCAGCCGGGCCAATGAAGTCCACCTGCGCCTGGGGTTGATGTTCAAGGTCCAGAGTGACTATGAGTCCTCGCTGAAACACTTCCAGTCCGCTCTCATCGACGCTGGTCCCGCCTCCTTCTCCAAGCTCGAGA TCCAGTTCCACGTCGCACACCTGTATGAGCTGCAAAACAAACATCGGTGTGCGCGGGAGGCCTACGAGAACCTGCTCAAGGAGACCGAGCTGCCCAACCACCTCCGGGCCGACATCCAACGCCAGCTGGGATGGATGTACCACACTGTTGACGCGCTCGGGGAGAAATCACACCGAGAGTTGACGGCTGTACAGTTCCTCCAGAAGTCCATCGAGGCCGACCCCAAGAGTGGCCAGAGTCTATACTTGCTCGGACGCTGCTACTCGGCCCTCGGGAAGGTCCACGACGCCTTCATTGCCTACCGGAACTCCGTCGACAAGTGTGAAGGGAACGCCGATACCTGGTGCTCCATAGG GGTCCTGTACCAGCAGCAGAACCAGCCCATTGATGCCCTGCAGGCGTACATCTGTGCCGTGCAGTACGACAAGGGCCACACTGCCGCCTGGACCAACCTGGGCATCCTGTACGAGACATGCAACCAGCCGCGCGACGCCCTGGCCTGCTACATGAACGCCACGCGGGGTAGCAACAAGCCCGTCAACCCCAACCTCGCGCCGCGCATCAAGTTCCTGCAGCAGCAGCTGGCAAATGCTCCCATGCCGAGTGCAATCAACAAGCCTCGGCAGCTGCTGAGCATCGAGGAGGCCTGGAACCTGCCCGTCACCACCGACATGTCCAACCGGCAGCAGACCGGCCAGAGCCAGTCGGCCAGCCAGCGCCCCCTGGCGGCCGGGGCCAGCGGCTACCAGAAGTACGCCTCGCCCTACGCGGGCGCTGGGGCCGCGgggccaccgccgccgccctacCCGGCCGCCGGCAACGATGCCAAGCGGTTCAAGCCCGACCTGGCGGCCGACCAGCAGCGGCCGCACTTCTACCTTAACCAGCAACAGATGCAGCTGCTTCACTACCTGCAGCAGAACCAAGCCAACCTGacgccccagcagcagcagcagctgacACAGCTGCAGCAGAATTACCGCATCATGCAGCAGCACCAGATGAAgatacaccagcagcagcagctacagcagcaacagcagcagcagcagcagccacacCCCCAGCAGCCTGCGGGCGTTCCTGGCCCCCAGGTGTCCCCCAGCCTCAGCCAGGCCCCCGGCTACCCCCCCAGCGTGGCCCTGGTGCGCCCCAGCCCCCCCGGCCACCATGGCTTTGCCCCGCAGGCCACCAATGGCGTGAACCGCGGCTACATCCCCCAGCGGCCGCAGACGCCCACCACCAACTTCAACCAGCCGCCGCAGGCATACTCGCAGCCCTCCTCCACGGGGGGCTATGTGCCCTCTGGCCAGGCCTACACCAACGGCGGCGtgcccaccacctccgccacctacGGCTACAACAATGGttacggtggcggcggcggcctggGCGAGGCGCTGCCCAAGGACCTGAGCGGCATCACGCCGGAGACCACCGTCAGCGACCAGGAGCTGCAGGAGCTGAAGGAGCTGATCAGCCAGCGGGAGTTCACCACGTCCCTGGCGGAGGACCTGCTCAACCGCCTGGCCCAGGGCGAGGACGTCATCGACGAGCTGACCAAGGCCGGCGACGTGGGGCCGGAGGTGGCCCTGCCCAacaccaccttctccaccaccaccaccacctccccctccaccacctccgcccccgcctcctccgtTTCCACCTCCATCACGTTACAccctggtggcggcggcggcgggctgcCCTTCATCAAGCAGGAGATGCCGGACATCAAGCCAGTGTCAGCGGAGGCCAAGCCGCCGCGGCTGAGTGGCGTGCGGCTGTGCGACATCAAGGTGGAGCCGTCGGTGGAGCCGGTGTTCTCCATCGCCATGGTCAGCCAGGACATCATCAGCGGCTGCAAGAACCGCGGCAGCAGCGCGCGCAACAGCAGCATGATCTCCGACAAGCAGCTGCCCCCGGCGCCGCCCGACCCCCCCAAGGTGATCCTGAACAAGGAGCAGCTGCTGCCCAACACGCCCTCGGTGCTGCTGGACAACAAGAAGCTGGCCTTCTCCCCGCAGCTGCAGGAGTTCTGCCTGCAGCACCCCATCGCCGTGGTGCGCGGCCTGGCCTCCGCCCTCAAGCTGGACCTGGGCCTCTTCTCCACCAAGACGCTGGTGGAGGCCAACCCCGAGCACTCGGTGGAGGTTCGGACGCAGATGAAGCAGGAGGCAGACGAGAACCTCGACCAGGCCACGGAGCAGAAGGTGTGGCCCTGCGCCAGCCACCGCTCCCACACCACCATCGCCAAGTACGCGCAGTACCAGGCCTCCAGCTTCCAGGAGAGCCTCAAGGAGGAGCAGGACAGGATCGCCTCCGGGGCGCCCAAGACCGACGActccaagaagaagaagcagcagaagacCATCAAGTTCGGCACCAACGTCGACCTCTCCGACGAGAAGAAGTGGCGGCCGCAGCTGCAGGAGCTGATGAAGCTGCCGGCCTTCGCGCGGGTGGTGTCCGCCGGCAACATGCTGTCCCACGTGGGGCACCCCATCCTGGGCATGAACACCGTCCAGCTGTACATGAAG GTCCCAGGCTCCAGAACGCCAGGCCACCAGGAGAACAACAACTTCTGCTCCATCAACATCAACATTGGCCCCGGGGACTGTGAGTGGTTTGGGGTGCCCGACGCCTACTGGGGGGTCATCGCCAACCTGTGTGAGAA GAACCGAACCAACTACCTCCATGGCTCCTGGTGGCCGGACCTTCAAGAACTGTATGAAGAGAATGTCCCTGTCTATCGCTTCCATCAAAAACCTGGTGACATGGTGTGGGTCAACTCAG GCTGCGTTCACTGGGTCCAGGCTGTCGGGTGGTGCAACAACATCGCTTGGAATGTTGGCCCCCTCACCTCCCGCCAGTACTCCCTCGCCCTGGAGCGGTACGAGTGGAACAAACTGCACAGCTTCAAGTCCATCGTTCCGCTCATCCACCTCTCCTGGAACCTGGCGCGGAACATCAAGGTGTCCGACCCCAAGCTGTTCGAGGCTATCAA gGGCTGCTTGATGCGGTCGTTCCGGCAGGTGTGTCTGTCGCTGGACTTCGTGAAGCTGTGCGGGCTGCAGGTTAAGTTCCACGGCAGGACGCGAACCGACGCATCTCACTACTGCGGCATTTGCGAGATTGAG GTGTTCAATGTGCTGTTTGTcaaggagcaggagaggagacACGTGGTTCACTGCGTCGACTGCGCCCGCCGCCAAGCCCCGCGCCTCGAGGGCTTCGTCGTGTTGGAGGAGTACCACCTCAACGACCTCTGCCAAGTGTATGATAACTTCGTCCTACAATCG GTACAGGGACAGACGTTGCCATGCCAagcacccaccccacccccctcctcctgcacCCCCAACCCCCTCACATGA